The DNA region ttcatatCAGTTCGAGAGTCTCAAGCTTTTTGCTATATAtaatttatctttcaaaaataaGTTCATCTGTctaaaataaatatttcatttttatataaataccaaattaaatagttcaacattgaaataaacattaaaaaaacacaaattagtATAATTATTTCACTTCTACAAAGGAAATTCATACACaatcaaaaatataaaaacacttcaaaatttactttttcttatttctaaaatcaattttagcatttaattcataaaatttgttttaataaacctaaaaaaacattattttattaaattttaacaCTATAAGCAAAAAATGAATATTCTCCGTGCAACACACAGGTAATAAATAGTCATGCGATAGACTATGACTCCTGACTAAATATTTTACCATGAGTTTTTATGTAATTTCGtacaatattttttaggaaATCAAGCATGACTGGTGATTAGTTTTGATCTTAATACTACTCACAAATTATTGAAATGtacttattattatttagaTCTTATTATTCATGGAATCCCATAGGACAAATATActtatttttcattaattaaaatattaattaaatattaattaatattaataatcctTTAGAAGGGAAGTTGGTGgatcaaatattaatataattccactcaaaatataaaaaatcatatCTAACATTTTTTCCTCTCATCAATTTCATGCTATATCCTTTAACTCTTAacctaaaattatttttaatggaTTTTATAttagagaaaaggaaaaatacaCTGTTTGTGTAAAATTTTTTTACACAGACGTCCAATTGATTTCCACCACATCAGAAACTATAattgtaatttaattaaaataaatgaagaatATAAGTATTTATCCCACGTGGAATACAATAATTGGATGAcggtgtaaaacttttttacACCGACAGTGcacatccattaaactctttatATTATCTACATCTTATTAATTAGGAAATTTCATAGGGAAAACATAATTAACTTTAACTTATTTAATGAATTAAATATGATTTCACTAAAAAAACCACTAACATTTTCCCCTCCCATCAATGTCATCCTATATCCATTTACTATTCACCATGCAATTAAAAACAAGGGTATTGTTATTGAGACCCCCCCCACGGCTATTTGAACCCACCTTTAAATTGTAAAAACACTTTTTtacgcacttttaaagtgcgcTCATAACACATTTTAGAGGTGCGTCCATAACGCACTTTCAAAGGGCGTTGGtaacgcactttcaaagtgcgtcgGTAACGCACtttcaaaaacatttttaaagTGCGAgcgaaaattgaaaataattatgCGGGGGTCCAAATAGTCGTCTGGGGGGTCTTTATAACAATTCCCTAAAAACAATGACACACAAAAATTCATGCTACGCTTTAAGGAGATGtattttctattttgatttaatgAAGTTACAAAAATTCATGATGCAGTTTccaaaaaaaacacacaaaaacttacaaaaattattaatgcttaagaaaaaatatttaaacaaaAGTAAGTATCcacgtgcatcgcacgggtcaataATACTAGCACATATCAAATGTAGTTTACAAAGAAGTATTTCGCAATGTCATATGAAGGAgatatttttacaaaaaaaaaaatgtgaaatattaTCCTCTCAGCTTTATTCATAATGATTATGTCAAAttgcaaaaaaaataatattcttAGTACATACATGTTACTTCAACTCCCTATTATACACTGTCCAATTGatataaaaataatactaatctagcatttaaaacaacaagctacaaaagattaaaaaaaaaacaaaaacaaacgaGGAGGGATATACTCACTCCAGGAGTAAGTCACCTAAGTCACTCCAAATCTTTAACCGTTAATTATATTACAATCTAAAGGCTCATATTTATCACTAATTCCCTCACGTGATTTCACAAAACCTGGCACAGGGAGTAACGTCGATAAAATTTTCTCATCCTTGCAGCGCTAAACCAAGCTGTCGAGAGGGTTGATCGATGGCGGAGGTGAATCCTATTTCTCTGCTGCCGCAACCTCCTTCGTCAAGGACTACTATCTCAATCACTCATTCTATGGCTTCAGGTTCCGTTGATGAAACAAAGGTATTCTTATGTAATTTTGGGAAATTGGTATCATTACGTTGATAAATCATCTCTCAAGAATTGTCCTATCATCTTGTTTGATTCTCCTTGGCTGGGCACCATTGTGCAGCGTTACATATCAATATCGTTTTGGGTGTCATGCATTAGGATTTCTCCTTGGCTGGTTTTCGTGTTTTATATCTGTACTGGGAAGGAGATGGTGTTTTGTTAAACATATACTATTTCTAGCCACCACTACTATTTCTAAACTCAAACtaatatttgtttttcttttaaattcagGGACAACAACTAATGGATGATAATGGTATTGGTTCATCTAGCAAGGATTTTACAACTAGTATACTGGAAACTTCAGATATAGGTGGGGAATTGAATAGCAAACCTGAAATTGGGATGGAATTTGAGTCCATTGAAAAGGTTAGAGAATTTTATAATTCTTTTGCTAAGAAGAATGGTTTTGGAGTACGTGTTCGTTCAAGTAAAAATAAAACAGATACAATTTGTTTATGAACTAATTCTCTAGCTAAATACAAAAAATAGTAGCAAAATACAAAAGTGTTGCTGTCATTAGCTTTCACAATGCAGCACTGTTTCACACATCTAAGTACATAAGCATTGAATTTCTTATGGTCTCTTAATGTCAGTTTGTTGTCTTGATGGAAGTTCTACTCTTTCCTTGCTGGTTCTTCAAGTGGGATTTACTTATTTTGTAATTGATAGCAGCAAATCCAGCAACTTTGCTTCTGTGTTTTAAGCTAAGTCGGTCTCAGCTTCTGTGTTTTATCCTGCACATTCAAAACACAAGAATGAGAGTGTGAATAACTTGTGTATAACTTGATTTATCTATATCATGCAGACTGGAATTTGGGTAAAATTTCAGCTTCAACAGTAACTAATATGTGGAGATATAAAGTACAAACAATCCAATTATGAAATGCATGATGGAATTAGAGCTGCTTCCAGACTAATCAGTTTTAAACACTACAAAGCTCCCATTTGAAATGATAAACATGAATTATGTAGGGGTTAATCAGTTCTGAAACAAAGCACTTCTAATATGCAATGATAAGCACATAATATAGAGGGTTAATTAGTTTTGAAACAGCAGCCCTGCAATGATTTTTTTGGTACCAATAACTACAATTTCTCATTATTCCCCTTTAAAGTGAACTCCTCATCCTAGAGGAATCAAGTCCAAAAAGTGCTGCACAGTTAATCTAGAGTAATGCATTCAAGTACTTGATAAGAAAAATGTTGTATTAAACTCTAATGAAGTGTTTTGATACATGTTATCCTGCAAGTAAGAGAATGGTCTCAACCAGAGAAATAAACATAGAAAGAAAGATGCCCTCCCAACAGATGCCCAAATGACAGCCACTCTCCCAATTTGATTCCAAATATATAAGCTCTTAATGGTACCCTTTGCCCAAAACCGTGAGGGAAAAAGCCAGACACACAATTTAGCATATTGCCTTGAGTGGGTGAAGAATTGAAACCCTTAAAATGGATCCGGCAGCGAGAAAGCCTGCATAGTCCTTTCTATTTCCAATTCACCAAACAGAAGCAATTAGATCTGGCTCTGATGACACCCATGAGAGAAATTGACCTCAAAGGGATAATCGGAATCGATGAAGACACAGAAGCAACTAGAGACAGGGAAGCCCTTATGTGGGGGAAGGGAGTAGCTGCAACCGTCGGTGTCGGTGTCGGTGGGGAACCCTTTCACCCCTTCCTCTGTCAGTCTCTCATGCCGGCGAAGGAGAGCACCGCTGCAACGATGAGAAAATTTTATCGTTTCTCCCTTTGCTAGTTTTTTTGAAATCACGTGAGGGAATTAGTGATGAATATGAGCCTTTAGATTGTAATATAATTAACGGTTAAAGATTTAGAGTGACTTAGGTAACTTACTCCTGAAGTGAGTATATCCCTTCTCTTTTAATAAAAGCATTTCCATAAAGTGTGACAAATTGCACATTGACCAGCGATGCGTCTTGCAAGAAAGATAACCACCCTATGTACAATCGATATTTTCCGCGGGAAATTCCTTCATACCACTATACAAATCATGCCGACCAAGTTGAGTTCAATGATTTACACGTGCGCCATTAAACATAATATCAAGGCCAACTAGTGCAAGCAACAAATTAAAGTGGCTCCTTAGGTAACCAATATCAAATTTCCCCACATATGGACATGTGGCCTGAATTTTTATATATAAGACACAAAACAAAACATTCTCACATGTGTAAagtatttgaaaaataataccTTCATACTTCAATTCCATCATAAACTGACATACTTtgagaaaaataagaataaaattaGCGAAAGAAATCTGAATATGCTAAGTGATACTATAATAGAAAAATATGAGACAAACAGGAAGAAATATTTGATAAAATTGAGATGAAAAAGTaagtgtgtttgaatttcaattcaCCCATGTTACAAAACAGTTTCAACCAAAAACTACAAACTCCAAGCGAGAAAACACGATCTGTTGTAATTAGGAACGAATCCAGAAATTTGATAGTGTGAcagcaatatatatataattaaattgtaataaaaaaattaacgtaTACTATTAGAAGTTAGAGTTTTTTTTCAACAAAGGGGACACAAGTGAGAGCACTTTATACCAAAGAAACCATCATGAACCACATACTTTCACTTCTCAAATGAGGGCATTTAGGAATGTGGAACACAAGTGAGGACATTTAAAAATGTGAAAACAAGTGATGACATTTTTTATTAAAGGGACCATAAAAAATctcatacttttactactcaaattttttcctaataattttttttttaaatcaagtgagggcacttgcctTCATAGTGTTATACTTACACCCCTCACTTGTGGATGACTAAGACAGCATTCACTTAGGTGCAAATCCTCTAAACCGATCAGGAAAATTTTAGatcaatatataattaaattgtaataaaaaaattaacgtatactattagaagttagagtttttttttcaacaaagGGGACACAAGTGAGAGCACTTTTTACCAAAGAAACCATCATGAACCACATACTTTCACTTCTCAAATGAGGACATTTAGGAATGTGGAACACAAGTGAGGACATTTAAAAATGTGAAAACAAGTGATGGCATTTTTTTACTAAAGGgaccataaaaaaccacatacttttactactcaaattttttcctaataattttttttaaaatcaagtgagggcacttgcctTCATAGTGTTATACTTACACCCCTCACTTGTGGATGACTAAGACAGCGTTCACTTAGGTGCAAATCCTCTAAACCAATCAGGAAATTTTAGATCAATATTGAGTCTTGTACCTATTTGAACCAACAAGAACAACTTTAATTTGTAATTTCTACAATACGTATTGGCTATTGTTGTAGGATGAAGGACCAAAAAAAAGGGCAAGAAAGACCAAGGACAAAGATCCGGGTGAGTATTCTCCCTCTCTCCTCTCTCATTGGCTATGTGGTGTTactgttattattattaaaaggTAGTAATGGATCTTTGGTCAGACTGTACAGAGGAGTACATTTCCGGTTCCTTTTTGTAGTAAatgtaagaaagaaagaacaccATGGACTTAgtagttagaacttagaagggGCCAATCAGATACAGGCGAGATGCATGATATTGGAGCTTTGTTGAACTAGAAATAATATAAAACTTGTGAATGAATTGGCACTTGTTTGGCCAAGTTTAACATGCTTAAAGCCATAAATACATGGTAATAAATTTTTTCAGTGTTCATGTTTTGGTTGATCACAATCTTTTGAAGGCTAGTTTTAAGCAATTActttagatatatatatatttagaaTAACAATTTGGAGTCCACTTTAGAATTTTTCTTATAATTAGTCTTTCATATAAATTTGGGTTTTGTTGATGCTGTGAAACTGACTCAGACGCATAACCATCAAATAAGTAGAAGAAACTAGACGGACATTGTATGATTATCCTTTTATGATACCTGTCTAAATATGTAAAATAAGCTGTTTCTATCTATGTGTTCTCTTTCAGTTGACTATTCTCTGCATTGAGATCTTTTTTGTCTTAGTAAGTTGGTTGCACATATGAAACTGGCAACCTAACAGGTCTGTAAATTTTTAGGTGAAAAAGTCAAGGCAGAAAGCAAGGATTCCAAGGTGAGTTTTTTCTCATTCTTGGAACTTTATGCCTTTCTTTGTGTGAGTTTAGTGATTAAATCTTCTTGCAGTAGGCTCTTTTTTTTCAACCAAACAATATGCTTTTTTTTCAGGCTTCAAGTTAAAGTTGTAAGATTTTTACTGCCTTACGCTGAAGGATACATTGAGAAGATATGCTGTTTGATTATGATTAGTGTTTTGCCCTATCTTTAGATTGACATTGATTTATGCTATGTCATACGCATTAGATTTAGTTCCATACTTCAATTTAAAATTTCATATGATATTCTTCACTCTAGGGATTGAATTAACATAAACCTCAGCAATATGATTACTTGGTGCTCTTAAACATCTTAGGAAATAAGAAACTTTACAGCTGTATTACAGACAGTTTCCTTTGAGCTGGCAGTTTGACATTTACATAATCAATataggttgaagatgatgaagacgaTGATGACATTGAAGAATTCTCAAATGCAGCAGAGGTTATTCTTCCTAACTTCATACATGCTTTCACTTACAAGCTGTGTGCCCACACAGATTAGGAATCTAGCAAGAATGGTGCTAACCTTCTGATATACTGATTGTGTTTATCAATGTTCTATTTAGGGTACTGATGCAAGCGATGAAGACTGGGCTGCTTGAGAGTGTGATCTGAGTTGTGGATACTAGGCACATAGATGACAAGGCAAGGTCATGCTAGTAATGTGATGATGCCCTTTGACTTGTTAAGAATTAAGATAGATGAACTGTGAGGACTAAGCTTTGCATACCGGTCAGTTCGGTTGATAATATGAGAGAAGATATACCTTGGGGTTATGATGGAGATAGAATGATACTCGTTCACTGTTAACCAATTCAATATTTATCTCACAGAAGGTAGTCATTACATAGTGTTACACTTTCAAGTATCTTTTGAAGAGGTCTACAAGGATGCATTGACATTAAAGAAGCAAGATTATGGAAATCGAATTTAAACTAGCATGTACTTGTACTTAGATAAAACAAATGAATTAAATTAGTGTCCCTGTTTTTTCAATTGAGTTATGAATGTTCTTGATATTGATGATTGACAATTGTTTATTTCTTCAGTTTTATCAAGTATGAGCTTCGGTTGTTTTTAccctcttgtaaaaaaatagATTTGACAAAAATTCTTTAAAATGCGCTCAACTAACACATGCAAGGGAAGTGCATGTCCTAGGAGATAAGAAGAGAGATGATTAAAAAAGGAGGAAAAGTTGTAAATATTTCAAAAGTAAGGTGCAAATACGTACAGTTTGTTAATTGTTTGGCTTTTGTTCACGAATGAACTTTCAGTTAGTAAGACAAATGAAAGAGACTAGTATATTGCATAAGTAGCAAAAGGATGGATCTTTAGACATACGGAGGCCCCCCCTTTATAGTGGGTGAGCACTCTAACCCTAGCTCTTACGTCTATGACACAGTTTGTTGACTAAAGTGGACATGTTGCGCTAATTAGGATGAATGCCTTGACTTCTCCCTTGATCCTACCATAATTGCAAGGTGTCTAACTGTTTCCGTGATTGAAGGAGATCCGACTGTTTCCGTGATTGAAAGAGATCCGACTGTTATATTGACTCTAGCGTGATTGTGGAAGGATAAGCTCTAGAGTAGTCTGACCGGCCTGCTAAAGGTTCCATGTTCGCCCGACCCAAGTCGTGAGACGGTCCAGCTTGGAATTATGAttcccttattttttttctttcttacctAAAGTATGGTAatagccgtgagactaatcacTTGCCACATGGTCAGTGCACTAAGCGGTTGGAGTATGACCAAGAAATGTTTTCCTTTCACACTAGTTGAAAATCTCTTACCACGAGACACGAGTTGAAAATCACGCTACAGCTTGAATTACCTTATATCTATTGTCAAAAGAAACATTAGATCAAATGTTACATGACTTCATGTTTTAACCTTaaccattcatgattagatcaaACAATCATGATTTATAGTCACATTTTCATATAAAAAGAtcattctcataagatacatcctatatatatagaggatgtattttttttctttttcttgaacacttttttgattaaaaagaatTCAATGGCTTTCTCAAAATTATAAATTCGGGAAGTGTTTCCCTTAAAGCtttatttcatctatgtttATAATTATaagattttaataaaataatgtcttgcatatttatttatatttcaaaCTCTaggtttttgaaattttttttttcaaaatttaaacttaataaTTATAACTCTAAAAGTCAAAGTTTTCATTGAAAAAAGAACTCATTAAGAAGGAAGAGGCCTCAGTTTAGAATCTCCCAGATTCAATGACAAATTGTGCTATCAGTATAACTCTCCAGGATCAGATGAAAGTTATTGAGATGCCACCAATGTACATGCAATACAGTGAAAAATATGACATGATCAGAGAAAGCATGGTGAGAAAAAAGATGTTTCAGAAACCCCAAATGACCCAATGAAATCCAATCATGCAGATATAGACTTTCTTTCTAATATATCTGATATATTACATACATTAATACCTTTTCTTCATTGTGTGTTTGTTCAACTATGTGGCTAAAGAAGTTTAAAGAGCAAACTTAAGTGATGTTTGACACATTTACAAGGCAGTAACAACTCTCAAACATTATAAACACaaggaatgctagcaacacgcTCGTTTAAACACTCCAACATATTTTGTGTGATTGGTTTATTTCGTAAGAAGACAATATATATTTGGCCGAACttttagaaaagagaaaggATATACTCACTCCAAGAGTAAGTCATCTAAGTCACTCCAAATCTTTAACCATTCATTATATTACAATCTAAAGGCTCATATTCATCACTAATTCCCTCACGTGATTTCACAAAACCTGGCACAGGGAGAAACGTCGATAAAATTTTCTCATCCTTGCAGCGCTAAACCAAGCTGTCGACAGGGTTGATCGATGGCGGAGGTGAATCCTATTTCTCTGCTGCCGCAACCTCCTTCGCCAAGGACTACTATCTCAATCACTCATTCTATGGCTTCAGGTTCCGTTGATGAAACAAAGGTATTCTTATGTAATTTTGGGAAATTGGTATCATTACGTTGATAAATCATCTCTCAAGAATTGTCCTATCATCTTGTTTGATTCTACTTGGCTGGGCACCATTGTGCAGTGTTACATATCAATATCGTTTTGGGTGTCATGCATTAGGATTTCTCCTTGGCTGGTTTTCGTGTTTTATATCTGTACTGGGAGGGAGATGGTGTTTTGTTGCTAAACATATACTATTTCTAGCCACCACTACTATTTCTAAACTCAAACtaatatttgtttttcttttaaactcAGGGCCAACAACTAATGGATGATAATGGTATTGGTTCATCTAGTAAGGATTTTACAACTAGTATACTGGATACTTCAGATATAGGTGGGGAATTGAATAGCAAACCTGAAATTGGGATGGAATTTGAGTCCATTGAAAAGGTTAGAGAATTTTATAATTCTTTTGCTAAGAAGAATGGTTTTGGAGTACGTGTTCGTTCAAGTAAACCAAAGAGAGCAGTTTTGGTATGTTGCAATGAAGGTCAACATAAAGTGAAGATCTCAAGAACTGAAGAAATTCAAGATAGCACTAATCAAACTAAAAGAAAGTGCTCAACTATCCGAAGTGGTTGTGAGGCTTCACTTATTGTTTCAAGAGGCACAACCGAAAGTAAGTGGATGATAAAGTCTTTTAACAATGATCATAATCATATCATGGTTAGTCCCAAAAGTGTGTCCTATATGAGGTGCCATAAAAAGATGAGTGTAGCAGCAAAGAGTCTTGTTGAAAAATTTGAAGAAGAAGGCATACCGACTGGAAAGGTTGCTGCAATTTTTAATGATGGTGACTCAACTTTCACTAATAGGGATTGTTGGAATTACATTAGAAATGTTCGGAGAAAGAATTTAGATGTTGGAGATGCTCAAGCTGTTTTCGATTATTGTAAACGGAAACAAGTAGAAAATTCTAACTTTTTCTATGCAATCCAATGTGATGAAGATTCTCGGATGGTGAACTTGTTTTGGATGGATGCTAGATCACGATTATCTTACCAACTCTTTGGGGATGTCATCACTTTTGATACCACTTATAAAACTAATAAGTATAGTATGCCGTTTGCTCCATTTGTTGGGTTGAATAATCACTCTCAGTCTATTTTATATGGTTGTGTTTTACTACAAGATGAATCAGAGGCTTCTTTTGTGTGGTTGTTTAAAACATGGCTTCAAGCAATGGGTGGAAAAAAACCTATATCTATCATAACTGATCAAGATTTAGCTATGAAAGCTGCTTTGGCAAAAGTCTTTCCAGAAAGTCGTCACCGCCTGTGTTTGTGGCATATTATAAAGAAGTTTCCTGAGAAGTTAGCTCACATATATCACAAACAATCTATTTTCAAGCGAGATATGAAAAGATGCATTCGAGGTTCACATAGCATTCAAAGTTTTGAAGAAGAATGGATGCGCATAATGGTCGAGTATAACTTGAAGGAAAATGAATGGCTTCAAGGGTTATATAAGATTAGAGAATCTTGGATACCAATTTATAACAGGAGTACATTCTTTGCTGGAATGAATACTACTCAAAGAAGTGAAAGTATTAATGCTTTCTTTGATTCTTTTGTTGATGCATCAACAAAATTACAAGAATTTGTGTTGACGTTTGAGAAAGCTGTTGAAAGTCGCTTAGAGGCAGAACGAAAGGAAAATTATGAATCAAGGCATAAGTCTCGTATTTTGAGTACGGGTCAAAACTTGAGGAGCATGCGGCATCTATATACACCAGAAATATTTTTGCTAAATTTAAAGGTGAGCTAGAGAAAATCAACCGATTCACTAGACATAAGATTAGAAGAGATGGGCCTAAATATGTGTATCAGGTGTCCAACTGCTATGATGCTCGAGATACTTTCACTGTTGATATAGACTTAGACTCACAGATTGCTAAATGTGGCTGTGAACTATATGAATTTATGGGGATATTGTGCCGACACATACTAGTAAGTTTCCAAGCAAAGGGAGTTGTTCAGATTCCTAGTCATTTTATTATGGAACGATGGACTAAGGATGCTAACAGAGGTCTTGAAGACACTTATAATGATAATGATTTGGGTGAAAAATCTGATACATTAAAGATTTTAAGAAGGGTGCATGTGCAACGAGAAGCAAGTTTTTTAG from Lotus japonicus ecotype B-129 chromosome 2, LjGifu_v1.2 includes:
- the LOC130736858 gene encoding protein FAR1-RELATED SEQUENCE 5-like; protein product: MAEVNPISLLPQPPSPRTTISITHSMASGSVDETKGQQLMDDNGIGSSSKDFTTSILDTSDIGGELNSKPEIGMEFESIEKVREFYNSFAKKNGFGVRVRSSKPKRAVLVCCNEGQHKVKISRTEEIQDSTNQTKRKCSTIRSGCEASLIVSRGTTESKWMIKSFNNDHNHIMVSPKSVSYMRCHKKMSVAAKSLVEKFEEEGIPTGKVAAIFNDGDSTFTNRDCWNYIRNVRRKNLDVGDAQAVFDYCKRKQVENSNFFYAIQCDEDSRMVNLFWMDARSRLSYQLFGDVITFDTTYKTNKYSMPFAPFVGLNNHSQSILYGCVLLQDESEASFVWLFKTWLQAMGGKKPISIITDQDLAMKAALAKVFPESRHRLCLWHIIKKFPEKLAHIYHKQSIFKRDMKRCIRGSHSIQSFEEEWMRIMVEYNLKENEWLQGLYKIRESWIPIYNRSTFFAGMNTTQRSESINAFFDSFVDASTKLQEFVLTFEKAVESRLEAERKENYESRHKSRILSTGQNLRSMRHLYTPEIFLLNLKVSNCYDARDTFTVDIDLDSQIAKCGCELYEFMGILCRHILVSFQAKGVVQIPSHFIMERWTKDANRGLEDTYNDNDLGEKSDTLKILRRVHVQREASFLADLAEESEEAYNFIISEMKQTHKSAAAMKTSEGVALLESSEKNVNQVCSSEQVSEPPQLTIGNPHLSKGKHVMNAGSTVTIAELARKEIKMINGYITVVINCPYSIYPLELADLMKFGTFLLASGNEHAVLALLVLVTCTIVQSNDN